A region from the Triticum aestivum cultivar Chinese Spring chromosome 3D, IWGSC CS RefSeq v2.1, whole genome shotgun sequence genome encodes:
- the LOC123081072 gene encoding uncharacterized protein has product MATIVNTTEEEPMLAVVRSTAELAWADVGAEVADPEVARLCAEAQQHVLAGRWLDMAALMLASADLLLLAPRLSDKDLECSLTVICNLVTKAGSEDEALEIARLICAKLTHQSGEKPMLRIKVLFSLYNLLASLSGKALVYRKALELAAAGKAADCVVPTFKNIDAFVAYWGIGKPEQRDLFLAVTRILKDQKGMTKEYFKFLNKYLATFDGSSDEADAIGAAKEEAAAAIIEFVKSSDLYQGNIANAINTIQANKVTEDGGQGMQD; this is encoded by the exons ATGGCGACGATCGTCAACACCACGGAGGAGGAGCCGATGCTGGCGGTGGTGCGCTCCACGGCGGAGCTCGCCTGGGCCGACGTGGGCGCCGAGGTCGCCGACCCGGAGGTGGCCCGCCTCTGCGCCGAGGCGCAGCAGCACGTCCTCGCCGGCCGCTGGCTCGACATGGCCGCCCTCATGCTCGCCtccgccgacctcctcctcctcgccccacGCCTCTCCGACAaag ATCTCGAGTGCTCCCTCACCGTCATCTGCAACCTCGTCACCAAGGCCGGATCCGAGGACGAGGCGCTGGAGATCGCCAGGCTCATCTGCGCCAAGCTCACCCACCAGTCGGGCGAGAAGCCCATGCTGCGCATCAAAGT CCTGTTCAGCCTGTACAACCTACTGGCGAGCCTCTCCGGCAAGGCCTTGGTCTACAGGAAGGCGCTCGAGCTTGCCGCCGCCGGGAAGGCCGCCGACTGCGTCGTGCCCACCTTCAAGAACATCGACGCCTTTGTTGCCTACTGGGGCATCGGCAAGCCGGAGCAGAGGGACCTGTTCCTTGCCGTCACCAGGATTCTTAAAGACCAGAAGGG CATGACCAAGGAGTACTTCAAGTTTCTGAACAAGTACCTGGCTACATTCGATGGTTCGTCTGATGAGGCCGACGCAATTGGTGCAGCGAAGGAAGAAGCTGCTGCAGCAATCATTGAGTTTGTCAAGTCATCTGACCTCTATCAG GGAAACATTGCAAATGCTATCAACACGATCCAAGCTAACAAGGTGACTGAAGATGGCGGGCAGGGGATGCAGGATTGA